TTGTACTGCTTGCCAGGATGCCTGCCCACCAAAGGCCATCAAAGGTAAGAAGTTTCATCAGGAAAATCCTTTAAGTGTTATGCTGAATCCAGAAGCGTGTAATGCTTATTTTCAACAGGTGAAGAAAGAACATGGCGTTGGAAATTGCGGAAAATGTCTTGCTGCTTGTCCGTGGGGAAAGGGCAAGCCCTCTTGATGTATATCTATGGTCATGAAATAGATAAAGGAGAAAACGTGTATCCTATAGAGCAAATAAAGTAATCCAAGCTATGAGGTTCACGGTTTGTAAGAATATTGTATACTTTTGCAAATGAAATTGACGCAATAGGAACAATGCAATATAATGAATTTAAATGAAAAGCTAGTAAAAGTCGTAAAGACTTTAAAAAAGTTATAAAGACTACTTACTTGGGGGAGTAGTCTTTATAACTTTTTTGCCCTATCTTAGAAAACGTAGTGCTATAGGAGATAAGAAAGAAGCAATTACAATAGTCGTAACAACCCATATGAAGATTTCTGTTTTTTTACTGACAGAAGAATTTGCCAAACGGTAATGAGAGATCAATAGGGAAATCACAGCGAAAACTTTAAAATAGCTTTGATAAGGTAAAAGAAAGGAGATATAAGATAAACCGATGCCGCTTAACCCGAGCGACATTAATAAAATAGGGGCTGTTCAGCACAAACTAGAAAGAATAGCACTTATAACAGCACCTACACCTAATAATCGATTTTTTACTTCCTTCATTTCAACACCTTCCTTTATAGATATGCCTGTATACCTGAATTTCAATTTAGAGCAGACTCTTCATCTGAGCCCCTGATGTTTCAACTTGCTGAAACAAGTTGACCCCTTAAAGTAAGTATACTGGTAATGTTCTAAATATATCATAAAATATTTATATTTTCAAAAAATATTTTTCATAATAAATACGATAAAAAATCTGATAAAGGATTGACAGATGGTATAAAATAGAATATAATAATGATAATAATTATCATTATCGTTATCGTTTAAGGAAGCGAAGTTATGTGAAGGAGGTAAGCAAATGACAGCTTTATTGATTGGAGCAGATCGACTTGGAAATATTCCAAATACCTTGATGGAGTATGGAATAAGAGATTACATACATTGGACGGGGAGAAAAAAAGGCATGAGAAACTTTGAGATTCCCACAGAAACAGATATGATTATTGTTTTTTATGATTTCATTGAACATAATATCACCAAAATTGTGAAGGAAAAAGCAAAACAAAATAATATTCCCTGCGTTTTCTCTAGAAGAGCATGTAGCGACCTTGTAAAACAATTAAATAATTGCAGTGGATGCAAATTATGTAGTCTGCAAAGTTAAGAAGCAGAAAAAAATTTCCACTTTAATTGAAAATGATAATCATTATATTGAAACGATTTATTTCACAAACATTCGTTTTGTTACATAAAATGCAATAGGATCAAAAATTTTTATCAGAATAAGTGGGGTGATAGGATGGAAACCAACAAAAGCCACTGTTATTGTTTGAATAAAACCAATCAAGATACTTTTATGAAATGGATTGTAGAATTGCTGGCACCAGTATTGCTGGGGGCAAAACCATCAGAAATTATGAGTTTTCCTGAAAATGATAAGATGGGTATAGAGAGAAGAGAAAAAATAAAAAAGGTATTTGATAACAGCTCTAAAGTTTACTATAGGGAGTTTCAGACAGATAAAGGCTGTAAAAAGATATTGTTTTATAATCTTGAAGTACTGGACAGTACACTGAAGGAATTTAAGAACATTAAATTTTTAAAGGAACAGGGCTACCCCTATGAATATAATATAAATACCTATTTGGACTGCTTAATAAAGAAAATGGAAAATGGAGTAATGCCTCATGAAATTGGTGTTTTCTTAGGTTATCCACTAAAAGATGTAATAGGTTTTATAGGCCATCCCTCCTTAAAGTTAACAAAAGTAAAGGGGTGGAGGATTTATGGAGATCCTAGATTATCTGATGAAAAGTATATGAAAATATTAGCTGCAAAGGAAAAAGTTAAAAGACTACTTGAAATAAATCATCCACAGGAAATTATACAGTCTGCTTAAGTTTTAAAGGTCTCTACGAACTATAAAAGTATAGGATGTGCTTATGCTAGAGGTTATTTAAGTAGTAGCAAGAATCAAATAGATAGGTTTATTCTATCTTTTTATCTAAAACAATGAAGACTTGATTACGTCAATTTTCAAATGATAAAGTTTGTTTATATAATATAAGGAGGAGAGATTATCATGAAAAAAGTTACAATTATCTACTGGAGTGCAACAGGAAATACAGAAATGATGGCTGAGGCAATTGCTGAGGGAGCAAAGGCTGATGGGGTAGAAGTAAAACTGACGGAAGTTGGTAAAGCCACGGTAGAGGATGTTTTCAGTGCAGATGTTGTTGCTTTAGGATGCCCTTCAATGGGAGCAGAAGTTCTAGAGGAGACAGAAATGGAACCTTTTGTTGCCTCTTTGGAAAAGCCAGAGATTCAAGGCAAACCTATGGGACTTTTTGGCTCCTATGATTGGGGCGATGGTGAGTGGATGCAAGACTGGGAAGTGAGAATGAAACAATATGGTGCCAATCTTCTAGCGCCAGGATTAATCGTGAATTTAACCCCTGGAGACGAAGAACTGGAAAAATGCAGGGAGTTTGGAAGAAATTTAGTGAAAGAATAATAATAAGTCTTATTTCATGATAGAAAAGGAAACAGAGGAGGAAACAAAAAAGACTATTGAAGTTTTTGCTTCAATAGTCTTTTATCTTTTTTTGAAGAATCTTATTACAATAATCTAAAAATTAACAAAAAAATTGACAAATTTTTCATATAGCGTTAAAATTATATAAAGATAATGAAAATCAATATCATTGAATTTCGACATAGCATTATCAAATTTATAAGAATTAAGAAAAAGAGGTGAGTTGAGTGGGATGCCATGATACCAACGGCAGTTTAGTGTATTCAGCAACAGAAGAGGAATTAAAGATTTTGTTGATGGGAAACCCTAATGTAGGAAAAAGTGTCATTTTTTCTAAATTAACCGGTATGCAGGTGATGACGGCTAATTATGCAGGAACTACTGTTGATTATGCGCAGGGTAAAATAAACCATCAAGGGAAGAAAGGAATTTTGATAGATGTACCAGGAACTTATTCCCTTGAGGCCATGTCTCCTGCTGAGAAGGTTGCAGTGAGGATGCTGAAGGAAGGAGGAGCACAGGTTGTTATTTGTGTATTAGATGCCACCTATTTAGAACGAAGCATTCATTTTGCTTATCAAGTGATGGAATATGAAGTTCCAGTTGTGTTTGTATTAAACCTATTGGACATTGCTGAAACCAAAAGTATTTTCATCGATATTAAGGCTTTGGAGAAGGAATTAAATGCACCAGTTATATCTACAATTGCTACTAGAAACATTGGATTAAAGGAGGTTTTAAATAAAACCTGGGAGATTGCTCATCAAGAAAAAAATATAAAACCTTATAAAGCCCTTACGCCAGAAGAAGGGTGGGAAAAAGCCTGCAGTATTGCTGAAAAAGTGCAGGTAAGCTCGGATAAGGCAGCACCTTCTCTATTGGATAAATTTAGTGATTTATCTTTGAATTTTTTCCCTGGACTTCCAATTGCGGTTCTTGTTTTATTTACTTGTTTAGCGATTGTGGTAGGAGGAGGTAAGGCTTTAAGAGCCCTGATTCTACTGCCTGTTTTAAACAATTGGTATGTTCCTTTTATTTCAACGGTGGTGTCAAGAATACTTCCGGAAGGAATCCTTCTAAATGTGTTAATTGGAGAGTATGGTATGCTAATTAAAGGAATTGAATGGCCCTTTGCTTTGATTTTACCCTATGTAGTATTATTTTATGGAATTTTATCGGTTTTAGAGGATAGTGGATACCTACCACATTTAGGGGTAATTGTAGATGGCTTATTAAGCCGTATCGGTATTCAAGGGAGTAGTATTGTACCCTTTATCATGGGATATGGTTGTGCTATACCAGCTATATTAGGTTCAAGAGCAGCTACCTCTCATAAGGAACGATTAATTATTTCAACCCTTGTAACACTGGCGGTTCCCTGCATTGCGCAAACCGGTGCATTTATTGCTCTTTTAGGAAATCATTCAATGCTGGCTATTGTGTTGGTTTATTTTATTTCCTTTGGCTTTATTCTTTTAGGGGGCGTCCTTTTAAACAAAACCTTAGAAGGAGAAGTAAGTCCCATGCTATTGGAAATACCTAGCTTACTCATGCCAAATGAACAAGCATTATTTAAAAAAATTTGGCTTAGGGTGCGTAGTTTCATGGTGGAGGCAGAACTTCCAATGATCTTAGCTGTAGGATTAGCTGCTGTTATCGTGGAAACAGGTATGCTAAATTCCATTGGCAAACTGGTTCAACCCTTGGTTGTTGGATGGTTGGGGTTGCCTCCTGAAGCTAGTATAGCCTTAATTCTAGGGATCATTAGAAGAGAGTTAGCGGTGCTTCCTTTGCTGGAGTTGAACTTAAGTACATTACAGATGGTGGTTGGTGCCGTGGTAGCTTTGTTTTACCTTCCTTGTCTATCTGTGTTTGGTGTTTTAGTAAAGGAATTTCATTTGAAAGTTGCAATGCTGATTAGTTTTCTCACCATTTTCACGGCAATTTTTGTAGGTGGATTGATTTATCAGAGTGTAAATCTCATACTATCTTTACTTTAAAAATAGGACTGTCAATAAAGGAGTGTACAAATCTATGATGAAAAACTTAAAACTAAGAAATAAAATATTAGTAGTTTTTGTTGTTGTAAGCTTTTTTCCCTTGCTACTGATAGGTTTCCTTTCTTATAAAAATGTCAGCAATCTTAAAGAAATTATATTTAGTATTATAGGATTATTTCCTTTGTATGGAATTGTTAGCGGCTTATATCTGTCAAAAGAAATAACCAATGGCTTAGAAGCTACAACGATACATGCAAAGCTAATTGCCAGTGGAGACTTCAGTATAGATGTGCCAGAGGAGTACTTGAGCATGAAGGATGAAATAGGGGACATGTCTAGAGGGATTGACGCAATGCAACAATCTATGAGAAATATATTTGTAAAAATTGTACAAGCAAGTGAAGAACTAGAGATTTCTTCTGAAGAATTATCAAAGAGCTCTGAGGAAACAAGCCAATTGGTGAATAAAGTGACAACAGCTATTGAAGAAGTTGCTTCTGGATCAGATCATCAATTAGAGAAAACCAAAGAAAGTTCCAGTAATTTAGAAGAGATGGTAAGGGGAATTAAACAGGTAGCTGATACTTCATCAACTGTTCTAGCGTCTTCTAATCGTATGACAGAAAAGGCAGAGGAAGGAAATAGAGCGGTACATAGTGCTATTGAACAAATCAGCAATATTCATGCCAGTACCACTACAACAGCTGAAGCCATTCAAGCCTTGCAAAAGGATTCAGAGAAAATTAGAGATATTCTTCAGATCATATCCAATATATCAGATCAGACCAACCTACTGGCTTTAAATGCTGCTATTGAAGCAGCGAGGGCAGGGGAAGCGGGAAAAGGCTTTGCTGTAGTGGCGGATGAAATAAGGAAACTTTCGGAACAGACATTAAGAGCTACAGAAAAAATCAGTCAATTGGTAGGAAACATTGGTAAAAATACACAAGGAGCTGTTCAATCCATCAACACCAGTAAAGAGCGGGTAGAAATAGGAAAAAATGTAATAGAGGATGTGAATAAAGTGTTTATTGATATTCTAACTTCTGTAAAGGGTGTAACAAAGGAAATAAAAGATTTAGCCAGTGTGTCGGATGAAATGTCTATGGGGGCAAAGGAAGTCAGTAGTTCTGTAAATCAGCTGGAAACCATTGCTAAAGAATTGTCCTATAGCATGCAAAATATAGCTACATCTGCTCAAGATGAATTGAAACATATAAAGGGAATCAAAACTTCTTCAGAAAATCTAGCCCATATGGCAGAAGAGTTACAACAAATTGTACCGAAGTTTAAAGTATAAGCAAGGAGGCCTGGCCACAGCACCCCTTGCAGTGCTAAGAAAAATAAAGAGGAATAGGATATATGTGTAATATATCCTATTCCTCTTATTATTGTACCTTATAGCAGTTTGTATTAATTATTTTGCTGAAGTAATATAATTACAAATTGCTTCTGTAATTGCTTCTGTTGTAGCAGTACCGCCAATATCTTGCGTAGTAGCTTTTCCTTCCTTTATGACAGCAGCTACAGCTTCACGAACAAGGGTTGCGGCGCTGGTTTCTCCAATATAATCCAGCATCATAGCTGCAGATAGGATACAGGCAGTAGGGTTAGCAATGTTTTTACCTGCAATTGTTGGCGCACTGCCGTGAACTGCTTCAAAGATGGCGATATCTTCACCGATATTTGCTCCTGGTACTAAACCTAGTCCACCTACTAGTCCAGCTGCTAAGTCTGAGACAATATCTCCATAAAGGTTGGGTAAAACCAATACATCATAGTTTTCAGGATACATCACTAGTTGCATACACATGTTGTCTACGATTACTTCTTCGTATTCTATTTCTGGATATTTTTCAGCTACTTTTCTGATGGATTCTAAGAATAACCCATCAGATATTTTCATAATATTGGCCTTATGAACAGCTGTGACTTTCTTTCTATTGTATTTTTTAGCATATTCAAAGGCATATTCTCCGATTTTTGTAGAAGCTTTTTCAGTGATTACTTTAATAGCCTCTGCAACCCCGTCTGTCACTAAATGCTCTATACCTTTATATAAATCCTCAGAATTCTCACGAACAATGACTAAATCTACATTTTCAAAGGGGGTTTTAATCCCTGGGATTGTCTTAACAGGTCTTACGTTGGCATAGGTATTGTATTTCTGTCTTAACGTAACATTAATACTTTTAAATCCTGTACCGATAGGTGTGGTGATGGGCCCTTTGAAGGCAATTTTATTTTTAGAGATGCTTTCTAAAAGTGCATCAGGAATAAATTTTCCAGTAGCTTTATAAGCTTCTTCTCCACCGTTGACAATTTCCCAATCGATAGCTACTTTTGTTGCAGCGATAACCTTTTGTACCGCTGATGTTACTTCTAATCCAATACCGTCTCCTGGTATGAGTGTAATTGTGTGCTTCATCTTTTATTCCCCCAAGTTCATCTTAATATAGTTTAAATAGCCTCCAAGTAATAGAATATCTATATCTCGTTGAGATCCTACAAACTTTGCTTTTATTGTGAGGTTTTTGGTTTTATTGTTAATTTCAATGATATCCTTGCTGATTAAAGCTGTTTTTACATCCTTGATTTCTAATTCGTCCATTTCTCCTATAGATGCATAATCATTGGCATCAACAAACTCTAAAGGAATAATGCCGCTGTTGATGAGGTTAGCCTTATGAATTCTAGCAAAGGATTTAGCTAAAATCGCCTTAATGCCTAGATAAAGGGGAACCAAGGCAGCGTGCTCTCTACTGGAACCTTGCCCATAGTTATCGCCACCAATAATAAAACCACCGCCATAAAGTTCACATTTCTCCCATAGCTTTTCATCTAACGCATGGAAGCAAAACTTTGAAAGGTGCGGAATATTAGAACGATAAGGCAATAATTTGGCATTAGAAGGCATAATATCGTCGGTGGTAATATTATCTCCAGTTTTTAATACTACTTTACCTTCTAAACCATCCGTTAAGGCTTCCTTTGTAGGGAAGGGTTTGATATTTGGTCCCATCACTACAGTAGCATCTATGTTTTTCCCTCTGACAAAGTAATTGTCACTGATATCATAAGTAGTAGGTTCTTCTATGATAATATCTTCTCCTAAAGTGACAGGATCTTCAAAATATCCCTTTACAGCAGAGATAGCGGCAGTCTCAGGGCTGACTAAATAAACATCTGCGCTTTTTGTGCCACTTCTACCACAAAAGTTTCTATTAAAGGTTCTTAAAGAAACACTATCTGTCTTAGGAGACTGCCCCATGCCAATACAGGGTCCACAGCTGCATTCCAATATTCTAGCTCCGGCTGCAATAAAGGTGGATAGGGCACCATTGTCCGCCAGCATTTTTAGGATGGTGCTGGAGCCAGGAGAAATACCTAAACTTACATCAGGGTGTACTTTTTTGCCCTTTAAAATAGCTGCTGCCTTCATTAAGTCCTTATAGGAGGAGTTGGTACAGCTACCAATTAAAACTTGATCTATTTTTAATCCCTTCACGGCGTCTACAGCATCTACATTATCAGGACTATGAGGCTTTGCTGTCAAGGTAGGGATGTTAGAAAGATCAATTTCTATGATTTCATCATAAGTAGCATCTTCATCAGCTGCTAGAGGTTTCCAACTCTCTTCTCTACCATTGGCCTTTAAAAATGCTCGGGTAATTTCGTCACTAGGGAAGATAGAAGTGGTTGCTCCCAGCTCTGCTCCCATGTTGGTAATGGTGGCACGATCTGTTAAAGAAAGAGATTTTACACCTTCACCAGAGTATTCGATAACCTTGCCAACGCCGCCCTTTACGGTTAGTTTTTTCAGTACATAGAGAATAACATCTTTAGCAGAAACCCAAGGATTCAGACTTCCTTTCAATTGGATATTGACTACCTTAGGAGCTTTTAAATAATATTTACCGCTGGCCATTCCAGCAGCTACATCTAAGCCTCCTGTACCAATAGCCAGCACCCCCATACCTCCACTGGTGGGGGTGTGACTATCTGAACCAATAAGTGTTTTGCCAGGAACAGAAAAGTTTTCTAAATGCAGCTGATGACAAATACCATTTCCTGGTTTAGAGAAAATAACACCATACTTCTCAGCAACAGTTTTTATAAATTCATGATCATCGGCATTTTCAAAACCAGTTTGCAAAGTATTATGATCAATATAGGCTACAGATAACTCTGTTTTGATTTCCTTGATACCCATAGCCTCTAGTTGAAGGTAGACCATTGTACCTGTAGAATCCTGTGTTAAGGTTTGATCTACTTTGATTGCTATTTCTTCTCCTGGGGTCAACGTTCCAGAAATTAAATGATCTTCTAGTATTTTATAAGTTAAATTTTTTCCCATTGTAATCACCTCGTTAATTTTGTCATCTAAGCTTCTTGCGCTAGTTTATCTTCCCTTACTGTTTCTTCATATAAGCTGAAAAGTTCTTGATCTGTCAACGGTCTCTTGAAAGCAGTGGCTGTATTTCTGACTTTTTCTAATAAACAATAAGCCGTAAAGTCATCTATATGAATGTTTTCTGCCGATAGCTTATGCTTAATCGCAGCAGTACCAGAATGCTTTCCAATAACGATTTTTCTTTCTAAGCCTAGTTCATCGGGGCAGATGATTTCATAAGTCAAAGGATTTTTAAGGGCACCATCAGCGTGGATACCAGACTCATGATAAAATATTTTTTCTCCTACGACGGCCTTCCAAGCAGGAATTTCTCTATTAGAGGCTTTCGCCACATAAGTACATAAATCCTTTAATTTTCCCATGTTGTAATTCGCAACGTCCCCATTGATTCCATGTTTTAAAGCAAGCATTACTTCTTCTAGGGAAGCATTACCCGCTCTCTCTCCTAAACCGTTAACGGTAACGCCTAAATAACTAGCTCCTGCCATAGCTCCAGCAATAGCATTAGCAGTTGCCATACCTAAGTCGTTATGGGTATGCATTTCTATATCAATATCCACTGTTTCCTTAAGGTTTTTGATAATATTGTAGGTGCTAATAGGATTTAAAATTCCTACAGTATCACAAAATCTTACTCTGTCCGCTCCTGCCTCTTTGGCAGCTTTAAAAAAGCTTGTTAGGAAAACTTCATCCGTACGGGAAGCATCTTCGGCATTAACAGATACATACAGGCCGTTTGCCTTTGCAAATTCTGCTGCCTTTACCATTTGTTCTAGCACCTTACTTCTAGTGGAGTGCAGCTTATGTTTAATATGAATATCAGAAGTAGAAATAGATATAGCAACAGCATCAACACCACAGTCGATAGAAGCTTCGATATCTTTAATGACAGCTCTATTCCACCCCATAATACTAGCCTTTAAGTTGCTTTTTACAATTTTTTTGATGACTGACTTTTCTTCTTCTCCCATCACAGGAATTCCGGCCTCTATTTGATCTACACCAATTTCATCTAGCATTTTGGCGATAAATACCTTTTCTTCATTAGCAAATACTACTTCAGCAGTTTGCTCTCCATCTCTTAAGGTTGTATCTAATAATTTAAACTTTTTTTCCATGCAAATAACCCCCTTCAAAATTCCACATGATTAACTTTATATACTATTATATATGCAACTTTTGAAAAATTCAATTACATTTTTCGAAAAAATGAAATTTTTTTTTAAAACATTGCATAATATCTTCTTAATAACCAGATAAATTATGAATAGTGCAGTTAAAATGCAATATGTAAAATTATTATTAGCACAAAACCATTTTGGAATAATATAGAAATTTGCTCGAAGGGTCTAATAAAGCTAAATAACTACATCCCAAGAAAGACGAATATAGCTTTAAAAAAGGATTGGTTTTGTAAAAAAGGGAAAAAATAAAGGGTTTTTTTGATAAGCACTTAATAAAGATAAGACTCATTAAAATGAATTATGCAAGAGATACAAAATCCAATTCACAATTTAATTTATGCCCTTGATTTTTTTGAAAAATCATTGAGAAACCAACAATTTATGGTATAATTTGTATAAAAGGGGGAGGGAAGCTAGTCATGGCAGAAAGACAATACGTTATTTTTAAATTATGTGGTGAAGAATATGGTGTAGCCATC
The sequence above is drawn from the Clostridium formicaceticum genome and encodes:
- a CDS encoding DUF2325 domain-containing protein produces the protein MTALLIGADRLGNIPNTLMEYGIRDYIHWTGRKKGMRNFEIPTETDMIIVFYDFIEHNITKIVKEKAKQNNIPCVFSRRACSDLVKQLNNCSGCKLCSLQS
- a CDS encoding DUF3793 family protein, whose amino-acid sequence is METNKSHCYCLNKTNQDTFMKWIVELLAPVLLGAKPSEIMSFPENDKMGIERREKIKKVFDNSSKVYYREFQTDKGCKKILFYNLEVLDSTLKEFKNIKFLKEQGYPYEYNINTYLDCLIKKMENGVMPHEIGVFLGYPLKDVIGFIGHPSLKLTKVKGWRIYGDPRLSDEKYMKILAAKEKVKRLLEINHPQEIIQSA
- a CDS encoding flavodoxin codes for the protein MKKVTIIYWSATGNTEMMAEAIAEGAKADGVEVKLTEVGKATVEDVFSADVVALGCPSMGAEVLEETEMEPFVASLEKPEIQGKPMGLFGSYDWGDGEWMQDWEVRMKQYGANLLAPGLIVNLTPGDEELEKCREFGRNLVKE
- a CDS encoding ferrous iron transporter B, whose protein sequence is MGCHDTNGSLVYSATEEELKILLMGNPNVGKSVIFSKLTGMQVMTANYAGTTVDYAQGKINHQGKKGILIDVPGTYSLEAMSPAEKVAVRMLKEGGAQVVICVLDATYLERSIHFAYQVMEYEVPVVFVLNLLDIAETKSIFIDIKALEKELNAPVISTIATRNIGLKEVLNKTWEIAHQEKNIKPYKALTPEEGWEKACSIAEKVQVSSDKAAPSLLDKFSDLSLNFFPGLPIAVLVLFTCLAIVVGGGKALRALILLPVLNNWYVPFISTVVSRILPEGILLNVLIGEYGMLIKGIEWPFALILPYVVLFYGILSVLEDSGYLPHLGVIVDGLLSRIGIQGSSIVPFIMGYGCAIPAILGSRAATSHKERLIISTLVTLAVPCIAQTGAFIALLGNHSMLAIVLVYFISFGFILLGGVLLNKTLEGEVSPMLLEIPSLLMPNEQALFKKIWLRVRSFMVEAELPMILAVGLAAVIVETGMLNSIGKLVQPLVVGWLGLPPEASIALILGIIRRELAVLPLLELNLSTLQMVVGAVVALFYLPCLSVFGVLVKEFHLKVAMLISFLTIFTAIFVGGLIYQSVNLILSLL
- a CDS encoding methyl-accepting chemotaxis protein — encoded protein: MMKNLKLRNKILVVFVVVSFFPLLLIGFLSYKNVSNLKEIIFSIIGLFPLYGIVSGLYLSKEITNGLEATTIHAKLIASGDFSIDVPEEYLSMKDEIGDMSRGIDAMQQSMRNIFVKIVQASEELEISSEELSKSSEETSQLVNKVTTAIEEVASGSDHQLEKTKESSSNLEEMVRGIKQVADTSSTVLASSNRMTEKAEEGNRAVHSAIEQISNIHASTTTTAEAIQALQKDSEKIRDILQIISNISDQTNLLALNAAIEAARAGEAGKGFAVVADEIRKLSEQTLRATEKISQLVGNIGKNTQGAVQSINTSKERVEIGKNVIEDVNKVFIDILTSVKGVTKEIKDLASVSDEMSMGAKEVSSSVNQLETIAKELSYSMQNIATSAQDELKHIKGIKTSSENLAHMAEELQQIVPKFKV
- a CDS encoding isocitrate dehydrogenase (NAD(+)) produces the protein MKHTITLIPGDGIGLEVTSAVQKVIAATKVAIDWEIVNGGEEAYKATGKFIPDALLESISKNKIAFKGPITTPIGTGFKSINVTLRQKYNTYANVRPVKTIPGIKTPFENVDLVIVRENSEDLYKGIEHLVTDGVAEAIKVITEKASTKIGEYAFEYAKKYNRKKVTAVHKANIMKISDGLFLESIRKVAEKYPEIEYEEVIVDNMCMQLVMYPENYDVLVLPNLYGDIVSDLAAGLVGGLGLVPGANIGEDIAIFEAVHGSAPTIAGKNIANPTACILSAAMMLDYIGETSAATLVREAVAAVIKEGKATTQDIGGTATTEAITEAICNYITSAK
- a CDS encoding aconitate hydratase — protein: MGKNLTYKILEDHLISGTLTPGEEIAIKVDQTLTQDSTGTMVYLQLEAMGIKEIKTELSVAYIDHNTLQTGFENADDHEFIKTVAEKYGVIFSKPGNGICHQLHLENFSVPGKTLIGSDSHTPTSGGMGVLAIGTGGLDVAAGMASGKYYLKAPKVVNIQLKGSLNPWVSAKDVILYVLKKLTVKGGVGKVIEYSGEGVKSLSLTDRATITNMGAELGATTSIFPSDEITRAFLKANGREESWKPLAADEDATYDEIIEIDLSNIPTLTAKPHSPDNVDAVDAVKGLKIDQVLIGSCTNSSYKDLMKAAAILKGKKVHPDVSLGISPGSSTILKMLADNGALSTFIAAGARILECSCGPCIGMGQSPKTDSVSLRTFNRNFCGRSGTKSADVYLVSPETAAISAVKGYFEDPVTLGEDIIIEEPTTYDISDNYFVRGKNIDATVVMGPNIKPFPTKEALTDGLEGKVVLKTGDNITTDDIMPSNAKLLPYRSNIPHLSKFCFHALDEKLWEKCELYGGGFIIGGDNYGQGSSREHAALVPLYLGIKAILAKSFARIHKANLINSGIIPLEFVDANDYASIGEMDELEIKDVKTALISKDIIEINNKTKNLTIKAKFVGSQRDIDILLLGGYLNYIKMNLGE
- the nifV gene encoding homocitrate synthase, with product MEKKFKLLDTTLRDGEQTAEVVFANEEKVFIAKMLDEIGVDQIEAGIPVMGEEEKSVIKKIVKSNLKASIMGWNRAVIKDIEASIDCGVDAVAISISTSDIHIKHKLHSTRSKVLEQMVKAAEFAKANGLYVSVNAEDASRTDEVFLTSFFKAAKEAGADRVRFCDTVGILNPISTYNIIKNLKETVDIDIEMHTHNDLGMATANAIAGAMAGASYLGVTVNGLGERAGNASLEEVMLALKHGINGDVANYNMGKLKDLCTYVAKASNREIPAWKAVVGEKIFYHESGIHADGALKNPLTYEIICPDELGLERKIVIGKHSGTAAIKHKLSAENIHIDDFTAYCLLEKVRNTATAFKRPLTDQELFSLYEETVREDKLAQEA